The following is a genomic window from Myxococcota bacterium.
CTCGAGGAGGCACCCGATGGCGGAGCTCGATCTCGCGATTCGCGGCGGAACGATCGTCGACGGCACGGGGGCGCCGGCTCGCCGGGGCGACGTGGGGATCCGAGCCGGGCGGATCGCCGAGCTCGGCACGCTCTCGGGCCGCGCTGCGCGCGAGCTCGACGCCAGCGGCTGCGTGGTCGCGCCCGGCTTCGTCGACATCCACACGCACTACGACGCCCAGGTCTTCTGGGACCGCATGCTCACGATCTCGCCCTGGCACGGAGTGACTTCCGTGGTGATGGGCAACTGCGGCTTCGGCGTGGCGCCGACCCGGCCCGCGCACCGCGAGCTGATCATGCGCACGCTCGAGAACGTGGAGGGCATGTCGCTCGAGGCGCTGCGCGCGGGCATCGGGCCCGACTGGCCGTTCGAGACCTTCCCGCAGTATCTCGACGCGCTCGAGGCGCGCGGCACGGCGATCAACGTGGGGGCGCTCGTGGGTCACACGCCCGTGCGGCTGTACGTGATGGGCGAGGAGGCGACCGAGCGCGAGGCGACCGAGGACGAGATCGCGCAGATGGAGCGCATCGTGGCCGAAGCCGTGCGCGCCGGCGCGGTGGGCTTCGCGACCAGCAAGTCGGCCACGCACGTGGGCTACGCGGGCCGGCCGGTGCCGAGCCGCGCGGCCTCGCTCGCGGAGATCGAGAGACTCGCCTCGACGCTCGGCGCGCAGGGCCGCGGCATCGTGCAGGCCACGATCGGCCGCGGCTTCTTCACCGCCGAGCTCGCGGAGCTGGCGCGCAAGACCGGTCGTCCGGTGTCGTGGACGGCGCTGCTGGCGGGCGCGCTCGGTCCCGACGGACACCGGAAAGTGTTGGAGGACCACGAGAGGCTCCAGCGCCAGGGCGTGCCGGTCTACCCGCAGGTGGCGTGTCGGCCGCTCAACTTCGAGTTCCAGTGGAAGGCGCCGTTCCCGTACGAGAGCATGCAGATCTTCCAGCCGGTGTCTCGCGCCGACCACGCGGGCAAGAAGAAGATCTACGCCGACCCGGAGTTCCGCGCCGCGTTCCGCGAGCGCGGCAGCAAGGGCGGGATCGCCGGCCGCTGGGAAGACACCGTGGTCTCGAGCTATGCGCCCGACCCGAGTCTCGAGGAGCGCAACGTGGCGCAGCTGGCGGCCGAGCGCGGCGTGCACCCGGTCGACCTGGTGCTCGACATGGGTCTCGAGACCAACCTCGAGGCGCGCTTCCGCATCGCCGTCATGAACACCGACGAAGGCGCGGTGCGCGAGCTGCTCGCGCACCCGTCGGTGGTGCTCGGCCTGTCCGACGCGGGCGCCCACGCGAGTCAGCTGTGCGACGGCTGCTTCTCGACGCACCTGCTCGCGCACTGGGTGCGCGAGCAGGGCGCGCTGTCCATGGAGCAGGGCGTGCGGCTGCTCAGCTCGCGCTCGGCCGAGGTCTTCGGCATCACCGACCGCGGCCGGCTCGCGCCGGGCCTCGCCGGCGACGTGGCCGTGTTCGACCCCGACACCGTCGGGTGTAGCCCGCTGCGCCGCGTCTACGATCTGCCCGCGGGTCAGGACCGGCTGGTGGCCGATGCCGAAGGCATGCGCGCGGTGGTCGTGAACGGCGTGCTGCTGCGCGAGAACGGGCGCGACGCGGTGGATCCGGCCGGAAAGCTGCCGGGGCGCGTGCTGCGCGGCGGCGTCGCCGTCTGACGGCCCTGTCGCTCGTCGACGGCCGCACGCTCGCGTGGGCGGAGTTCGGCGAGCCCACCGGGCGCCCGCTCCTCTTCTTCCACGGCACGCCGGGCTCACGCCTCGGCGCCAGCGCCCTCGACGACGTGGCACGGACACGCGGCGTGCGTGTCATTGCGCCGGACCGGCCGGGTTGCGGCAAATCGCAGCCGAAGCCCGGTCGCGCGCTGGTCGACTGGCCGGACGACGTGCGCGCGCTCGCCGACTCACTCGCCATCGATCGTTTCTCGATCGCGGGCATCTCTGGCGGCGGTCCGTATGCCGCGGTGTGTGCCTGGGCTCTTCCCGAGCGGGTGAGCGGCGCGGCGATCCTCTCGGGGATCGGACCCACCGATCACCCGGGAGCCACCCGCGACATGCTGTGGACGAATCGACTCTCGCTCTGGCTCGCGCGGCACGCGCCCCCGCTCGCGCGGGCGCTCCTCGGACTGACGCGCAGCCAGCTGCGCAACCCCGAGCGCGCGCTGACGCGCATGGCGAGCACGCTTCCCGCGCCCGATCGCGCGATCCTCGCGCAGCCGCTCCACCGCGACCGCCTGATCGCGGAGTTCCGAGAGGCCATCTCGTCCACTACCGAGGGCGCGATCGCCGACTTGCGGATCTTCGCTTCGCCTTGGGGCTTCGCGCCGGAGGAGATCCGAGTCCCTGTCCACATGTGGCACGGCGAGCTCGATCGCAACAGCCCGATCGCGCTCGCGCGCCGGCTGGCGGCGGCGATTCCCGGCTGCCGGACGACGTTCGCTCCGGACGGCGGTCACCTGTTCCCACTGCTGCACCTGGACGAGGTGCTGAAGTCACTCGGGCTCTAGCTCTTCACGAGGTCCCGGCAGAAGGAGCGGATCGCCCCGTTCAGCACGTCGGCGGCC
Proteins encoded in this region:
- a CDS encoding amidohydrolase family protein, which translates into the protein MAELDLAIRGGTIVDGTGAPARRGDVGIRAGRIAELGTLSGRAARELDASGCVVAPGFVDIHTHYDAQVFWDRMLTISPWHGVTSVVMGNCGFGVAPTRPAHRELIMRTLENVEGMSLEALRAGIGPDWPFETFPQYLDALEARGTAINVGALVGHTPVRLYVMGEEATEREATEDEIAQMERIVAEAVRAGAVGFATSKSATHVGYAGRPVPSRAASLAEIERLASTLGAQGRGIVQATIGRGFFTAELAELARKTGRPVSWTALLAGALGPDGHRKVLEDHERLQRQGVPVYPQVACRPLNFEFQWKAPFPYESMQIFQPVSRADHAGKKKIYADPEFRAAFRERGSKGGIAGRWEDTVVSSYAPDPSLEERNVAQLAAERGVHPVDLVLDMGLETNLEARFRIAVMNTDEGAVRELLAHPSVVLGLSDAGAHASQLCDGCFSTHLLAHWVREQGALSMEQGVRLLSSRSAEVFGITDRGRLAPGLAGDVAVFDPDTVGCSPLRRVYDLPAGQDRLVADAEGMRAVVVNGVLLRENGRDAVDPAGKLPGRVLRGGVAV
- a CDS encoding alpha/beta hydrolase, yielding MSLVDGRTLAWAEFGEPTGRPLLFFHGTPGSRLGASALDDVARTRGVRVIAPDRPGCGKSQPKPGRALVDWPDDVRALADSLAIDRFSIAGISGGGPYAAVCAWALPERVSGAAILSGIGPTDHPGATRDMLWTNRLSLWLARHAPPLARALLGLTRSQLRNPERALTRMASTLPAPDRAILAQPLHRDRLIAEFREAISSTTEGAIADLRIFASPWGFAPEEIRVPVHMWHGELDRNSPIALARRLAAAIPGCRTTFAPDGGHLFPLLHLDEVLKSLGL